GCAATAAACGTGCTAAGTGTGGTAAAATGGGAGGTAACCCAAATTTGCTTAACCAAAACGCAAGCAAAACGCAAGCAAAACGCAAGCAAATAGGTAAGCAAAATGCAACCCCTTCATCTTCTTCTTCTATTATAAATAAAAAAGTACGTGAAGATTTTATAACAATTTCTGGCGTATTGCATAGGTTATTGCCCAGTGAGTATGTTCAGCAATATCTGCTTTCTTCTTGTGAGCAATTATTAATGACTGTTTTGAAGGGAATTAACAAGGATTCTGTAATGAATAAACTGGATGAAGAGTATAATTTTTATGCTTTTAATGACGAAATGCACCTCAGAAATAGTTTTAAATCAGTGGGTTTATCGCTAAAACAAAAATCAGTAAAAGCAAAATCTTTCCAAAGGTCTGCTGTGGTGGATCAATCATCAAATAAAAACTTTTTAACCGAATGAGAAAGCGAATATCAGATTACACAGAAAGCGTATTGGAGCATTATCAATCAGGCGTTCAACGAGGTCATAATACCGGATTTAAGTGCTTAGACGAACTTTTAAGTTTCAAATTAGGGTATTCTACTTTCTTTTTGGGCTTTGCTGGTGCAGGTAAAACTGAGATGGAAATGGAAATGAAGTTTAACCAGTCTGAGCATTTTGGATGGAAACACGGTGTTTATTCTGGTGAAATAGGAAATATGACTGATGTAATTGGGGAGCTTGTAAGCAAATATTTAAGGAAGCCATTCTTCAAATCAAATCCCTATTCACCTTCTGAAAAGGAAATTTACAACGCCATAAACTGGCTAGATGAACACTTTTTTTTGGTTGATGCTGATGACACTGAACATAATATAGAAAGCTTTTATGAGTACTGGAAAAGCCTTGAAAAAGAATTAAATATTAAACTTCAAACAACATCTTTAGACCCTTTCAATGATCTAGAAGAAGATTTAGTAAAGTTCGGTGGTCGTGAGGATAAGTATCTGGCATGGGCTTTAAAAAAAGTACGACAAGAAGCTATTAATAACAAATGGCACAACAATATTGTAACCCATGCTAAAGACTTACCGCCAATAGTTTTGAAAGATGAGTCCGGGCAAGATGTATACTGTTCTGCCATACCAAATCTAAACAGTTTTGCTGGTGGTCAAGTATGGGGAAGACGAGCTTTTAATGTTGTGGCAGTTTGGCGTCCAGAGCATAACCGGGAAAATGGAAAAGTTAGCTTAACTATTAATCCTGCTACAGGAATGCCATTTATGGAGAACGAAGTTATAATCAAAATTTTAAAGGCAAAGCCTAAAGGCACCGCCAAGAAAGGCGCAACATCGTTGTATTTTGATTGGACTAAAAACAGATACTACGAGTTAATTGATGGTTATAAGAAATTTGCGTTTGATCACGAAAGCAATGAAAATGTACTAAGACCTGACTTCGGGATACACCCAAACCAATTGTTCTAATGAAAAATCTGTCTGAAATAGAGAAATATTATTGGGAGCTGTCAGAGGTTTATCTGGGACATTATTATGATGCTGTAGAGCCTTCATTAAAAATAATGCTTGCTATGGGTGTTATCGTAGAAATGGAAAGCGACCTGGTTAAATTTCACAAGGAAAAGAAAGAAACGCCTAATAGTAGACGTCAACAAGAAAGACTTAAAATACTAATAAATACACTTGATGCATTCACCGTGTCTGCTGAAAGAAATAAACAGTTCAGATTAGTTATGCAAAAAATGTATGATCAGCAAGCCGAAAAGGATAAAAAAATTGAGGTATTAGAAACGCAAATAGTAAATCTAAATAAACAAATCCAAGGATTATGAACATTCAAGAGCAAGCTTTCAAAGTATTTGACAGCATGAAAATATCAGATGTGATTATCATCAGAGAATTTGCTAAGAAAGACCCGGGAGCATTTATCCAGTATGGTAAAAATTACATCGATAATGGAGGAAGTATTGAGTTTAATCACGATTACAGCAAAATAAGGAAAGTCAGCTCAATGGATGACTTGGTAGATGCTGATAAATATTCTAAAAACTAAAGTCATGGAAGAACTAATCGAAACGCCACGGTGTGCAAAGAACCTACAGAAGATTAAAGAAATGCTCGAATCTGGCAAAGTTGTAACTGTGATTTCTATCAAGAGAACAGTTAACACCTACGAAGGAAGACACTACCTAGCAATTCTTAAAAAGACTATGAATATTATCAGAGAGTGGGTTACTTCCCCCAACGGCAGGAGATATAAAAAGTACTGGCTTTCAAAACAGCCAAAATAATTAACAAGTGTACCAGCTTAAAATCAATCAAAATGAAAAGGGGATTATTAACTACAGTAAATCAGCTGAAGGAGGGCGACAGGTTCCAGAAAGCAGCAAGTAAGTCAAGTACAGTTTTTCAGTTCTTAAGGCAAGAGTCCCATGAGAAATTTGAAGCCTGTGAAGCATCTGGCATGCTTAACGGTCAGGTTAAAAACTCGTGTAAGGTTAAGGTCTTAAAAGGATCTACCCGGGTTGTCTATTTAAGAAACGTAAATGATGTATCATGAAAAGCCTACTCTCCAAAAAAGACCATAGCAGAAGATATTATCTCCACGGAATAGTGAAAAAGCACTTTATTGTTAATTCACATAACAGGGAAGTTAGTGTAACGCCAGATACAATTGATCTGGCTAGAGAAAATAAGTACCTGATGGAGCTTTGTGCTAAGTTCGGGTATAACATTCAAATGTCAATTGTTTAATTATGTATAGACCAACAGCGAACGGCTATTTTTCTGGAGCCGCAGGTATGGAATTAGGACTTAAGGAGGCCGGGGTAGATGTGCTTCAATCCTTAGATCTGGATCAGGATGCAATAGATTGTCTTAAAATGAATAGCGGATTTATTTCTCATAAGATAATACACAGAGACATAAAGGACATCAAGGTTATGGATCAGAGCCAATCAGACATTATAGTAGGTACATATCCATGTACTAAGTATTCGACAATTGCAGATATTCACGGCACGCGTACTGGTGATGACTTGTTTCTTCATTTCTTCCGGCACATCGCTATTCGTCAGCCAGAAATGTATATAGTTGAAAATGTCCCTGGCATGAAAAAGTTTGAGGTAGTTATGGAAGCGATGACTAAGTTACCGGGTTATTATGTAAACGTTATTTGCCCTGTGAGTGCTTTGAACTGGTTGCCACAACGTAGAGATAGACTGATTATCATCGGAACTAAAAAACCTTTCTTTATATCTCATCCTCAGCCAGCTTTACGCAGATTAAGAATAAAAGATATTCTTGAAAAAGACCCAGTGTATGAAATGACTGATAGCTTGATTGCAAGGTTAAATGGTAAATATAGAGATAAGCCAATTATCGTGGATCCTGACCAGCCTGGAGCGTATGCCCCCACATGTGTTGCGCATTACGCAAAGGATTTGGGTACTCGTATGGTTAAGGACTCTAATGCAAAACATGGTGTAAGACCCTTTACAATTAGAGAATATGCAAGATTGCAGGGATTTCCTGAAGGATTTGTTTTTCCAGATAAACGTAGCTCATATAAATTGATTGGAAATGCAGTTCCTATACCAATGGGCATGTGGGCCGGAATGCAAGCAATGAGATATTTTAATTAATGTATTATGGATAACATTCAAATTCTCTACAACTATAACGCTATGAGGTGTAAAGATCTAGGTTCAGAAATAGAGGAGCTGAATAAAGTCTTTTGCTATCATAAGCATGCATTTCACCTTGAATGTCTTTCAGAGTTAGAAGAGTCTATAAGAAATAAACGGATAGAATTAAGCCTCCTGTGGGATAAACAAGTTGATCTGTTTTTTGTGATCAAAAGTGAAAACGAATTAATTAAATGCATATGAAAAAGCTAATCGCAATCGTCGTTCTGATACTCTTTATTCTGGCTTGCAGATTATACCAGGTATCAATAAAGCCAGAGCCTCACACAAGTGTTAACCCATTTAATGTTTACCGGCCATGAAATTTGAATCTTACCGGATTGTTAACGGGGAAATATTCGGAGACATAACCATTATAGCCGAATCATGGGATAAAGCTGAGTCTATAGCTGAACAGATGGGTACCTGGGTTAATGGCCAGATAGTGAAAGAGATTGACCAAGACACAGGGAATGTGATTGATTATCTGGCCGTATGTTATAATTGAAGTACGGATAACCGTTTTATGTCTCACTAATCAATTGTTAAGTTAGATATATTATCTGATAGACTCTTTAGAACTTCGATTGCTGACTCTGCATCTTTCTTGGTAAATGGCCTTTTGCCGTTAAGCTTCATACTCATGTACACTTTAGCGTTTTTATTATCTGGCCACATCCTTTGAGCGACATAAGATAAATCAACAGGTCCTGTTCTTAAATATTCTTCAACTGTCATAAAGCAAAAGTATAAAATAAATTGCATAATAAAAATTATACAAAATACTTGATAATGTATAATTAAAGTTATACATTTGAATTAACAAATCAATCAAACGAATATGAAAGTAATTCATTTTAAAACAAAGACCTCTCAGAAAAGTTCGCTAAACATCTTAATTGAGTCTAAAAGAGAGAAGTTATTCCTGATGTCATTATTCTCTGATACTTACAGAGCACTTGAAGCGGCAAATTCAGAGAAGACAACTCACCTGGGAATTGGCGAAGAACAGCCTTTCACTCACGAAGAGGTAAAAGAGTGGTTAGATAAGCTCTACATCGCCATTTAACAATCCACCCCGACACCGTAAATGGTTCGGGGTTTTCAGGTGCAAATTAATCACTACCCCCGCTAAAGCGGATAACAAATAAGGAAATGGCATACTATCAAAATAGATGGCAATACGATTGCCCGGTGTACGATAACAAGGAAGAAACTTGTTGGAATTTAAACGAGGAAGAAGAAAAAGAAGTAACTCAATGGTTGCTGGATAACTAACCGCCTTCGGGCTAACAAATAAGGAAATGAAAATAGCAGGAAGAATAATTCAAACCAGAAATATTACTCATAATGATGAGCATACTTTTTCTGGTTATTACAAGAATCACAGCATTTATGTTACTGATGATCATGGTCATGGTAAGTCAAAAGATATCCAGTTAACCAGATACCATATTGAAGTTACAGATCCAAGAGGGTGTTACGCTTGTAATTCTTGGGAAGACTTGGAAGATATAAACGCTGCAATTATATACGCTCTTGACGGGGCTGTACTTTAACTAACCGCCCATAGGGCATAACATAAATAAAAAAAATGGGAGATTTTGCAGATGATCTTATCTATTCATCAATGATGGATGATTATGATAGTAATGATAAACAGATGTGTTCTTGTTGTGGTGAAGTTGTCAATTCTTCAGAATTGGTATACAGCCAAAAGATGAAATGTAGCTGTTGCGAAGACTGTAACGGGTAATTTAAATCACTCCCGGAAGGGCTAAAATAAAAGAAGATGGTAATTGAATCATTAGAGCAAATAAAAGAAAGGGTAAGAATTTCGCTAAAGACCCTTGATTTGCAAGACCAAGAAACAGAAGATAGATTGTATCATCATACTGTTTTGAAAATATTTACAATTCAAGCTGTAAAATACACACTTTATAAAGCAAGTTCAGAAGTTTCATGCTCCCATGAAATAGATTATGTAGATCACTATGATTATTCTGCTGGGCACAATGGCATGACTGGCGAGATTGACAAAGAATCAATAACCGGCCTAGAAGTAGACATATTAAAAGAGATAGGTTTTTTAAGTTAACTCACTCCCTGCAAAGGGGTAAATACACAAAGAAATGGGAATAATAAACGTAACATATAACTGGCGTGTCGTAAGTGATGGTCATCAAACAATTGACTGTGCTGATGAATATCATGTTGGCGTTAATGGTGTTGTGACCATTGAGGAACACCAAGCAATGGGCAGTGGTGACAGATGGTTTTATAACATAGTATTCGATAATGGTAATGAATTGAAAATATTCAATCCAAATACAGTTTTAACCACCCCATAAGAGGGGATAACAACAAGGAAGATGGAAAAGCACGATTTTAAATTAGTTGGCCTAAGTAGGCCAAAATCAGCAACATTAGAACATTTAAATACCGATAAAGATACTTTTCATGCTATCATAGATATGCCACAGGATAAGATTGATTCGCTTTGGAAGCTATGTAAAGGCAATTGGGATGACACAAAAATTGCGGAGATAGAGTGCGATAGACTAAGCGACGGTATGCCAATTAATGGCAGATTAGTAGGTATAAGATTTAACTAACCCCCGGCAATTCAGCCACAATTAAAACAAGTAAGATGAAAGTAGAAATTACTATGGCTCAGTTACAAAGCATAAAGAAGATGAAAGACGACATTGAAGCTATGTTAGGTGGAGGTGGCGATGTTGACGACCCTATTAATGGAGATCCAGATAAACACTGGATAAGACATATCAGGAACATTAATAATTTTTTAAAGAAAAACGGTTATAAACCATAAGTAAAATGAAAAAGACAGCAGAAGAAATATTGATCGAAAGATTAGGCGATTTTTATTATATCATGGGCAAGCATAGAAAGCCGGCCACTGATGGAATGGAAGAACACACTAACCAACACACAGCCCCGCTTATTGAGGCGTTGGAGGAAATACAAGAAATAACAGTAATAAATGGGAACTATAAAGAAGCATTCGAAATAGTTCAAACAGTAGTAAATCACTTTTTAAACGGAACAGAAAGATAAAATGGGATTATATGTAAAAAAAGAAGTTGAGCCTAGGGAGGCTAGGCAACTTACAGAGAAAAACAGAGAAGAGTTAATGGAATGGTGTTGTGGCAAACGAGGTTTAGATGGATCTATTCTTTTAAAAACTCCTGAAAGTGGCGAAGGAATGCAAATCGTAGTTTCTGGTGATTTCATAATGAAAGGATATTCAGAAGATCAAGGCTGGCATTTCTGGCCAATAAAGCCGGACTACATGAAAGATAATTATAAAAAAGTTTCAGAAACAGCACTACTAAACGCTAAAGGGTTATGAAGACAGCAATCGAATACGCAAAATCATTAAAATTAAATAGGGATAACGTAGAGCACATCCTTTCTTCTAATTCTATAAACGGAACTCTATTGGTCGATTTAACTGCGATGCTAAGACAGTACGGCCGACAATGTGCTGAACGGGCTTTGAAAGATGCAAGTGAAAAATTAAGACAGACATCAGGGCAATGGAATGCAGACTTTAATAGTCAAAGAATATCAATTTTAAACACAGAAATAATAACGCCATGACTAAATTAGAAAAGATTAAAGAGGCTTACGGGAACAAATATAACAGTAGTGTTTCTGACACTGATGGGTGGGCTCCATGGAATTGCATAGATTTAATGCCATTGCCAGATTCATATCAAACTAAAAACATAGGCAATACCACATTCATAAGACCAATTTCACTTAACGGCATCGAAGACAATAACGGCTGGCAAAAAATTGAAAGCGAAGATGATTTGCCAACTGACAGAACTAAAGAGTACTTAATTGTTGTTGATGGTCTTAAAGGATATAGACAAGCTTTTTACGATAAAGATAAATGGTGTTTTTTCCATATTGTAAGTGATGGGACTCGTCATTTATCGAGCTATAACAGTGTCACCCACTGGAAACCAATTGTTAAAGATTTACCACCAATTTATTAGGATATGACTGTTATAAATGTAACCAGTAGACATGAAAAGTTGCTTGATTTTATTAAAGAACATAATGCGAATATCACTTTTGGTATAGTATTCACGCCTAAAGACGGGAGAAAGCATATTCTATGGTGTGGCACCGAAATACTATGCGCTTTCAGAATAACACTTAAATAAAAAAAACTATAAAATGAAAGAACCAGAAGAATATAAAATTGAAAAGGCTTTTTGTGAGTCAATAGGTCTTTTCTCCGGAGAAGTTATAGGATTAGGCGATGGTAACAAAAGTATACCTGACATCCTTTCAAAATTCAAAACCTACCTGATAGAACAGGGGGAGCACGTAAGCGAAACGGATCATCAAGAAAAAGTTAATTTATATAAAACAAAAAATCTTTTTCAAATTCACAAATTAGCTTTTAAAGCTGGAAATAGAGAAGAGGTTCATTTGTTGAACAGAATCAAAGAACTCGAAAAAGAAGTTCAGCCGTACAGGGATAATGCTTTCAATGGGGTTAGCGATGAGGTAACAACACTGAAACGCCATGATGAACAATTAAGATCTTGGATTAATTCAATGACCGGTGAACTTAAAGTGCTAAGGGATGCTTTAAAGGATGTAAAGGAATTATCAAGTGATGAAGATTTAAGCGAATGGTTGTTTGATAATGATTATGCGGCACCAGAACCACATAAAACAGACTAACCCCTGGCTTTAATCTCATCCCTCAGTGCTGTTTCTTCCTCTCTGGTTAGATGAGTATTGCCAGAGACTGAAACATCAACAGAGGTATCAATATACCCAGCAAACGACATGTCGAACTGTACCATGAATAGATTAGACTGTCCGCGTATCTGTGATACGGTAATGGTCTTGTCGTTGAGCGTTAAAGTAAATTTATCCATTAAGAATTATTCTCGTGCCTGTCTATCATTTCGCCTATCAGATCAACCAACACCGGATCAATATTATCGTTATTTAAATCCTCTTTGTTTGAGACCTTCTCTGAATTCAATGTCTTTCCGTTTAAAATCCTCCAGCTTATTCTTTAAATCAATGATCATACGGGAATACTCTATGCCGGCATTAATGATTTGCTTCTCAGCTGCCCGCACTCCGGAATCAAAAGGCCGTACAATAACATTTTCCAGTAACTCGTCTATATCATGGTTGCACAGCTCCTTATCAAAATACCTCTCTTCAAACTCCCATGGCAACCACCAGGCACCCGTAACTTTATCGAACAGCCAGCACTTTGCAAGTAAAGCCTCCTTAACCAGTGGCCTTAACCTCACATTGTCCCCTCTCTGTCTTCCGTAATGACTGATTCCCATTTGACAAAATTACTAAGGAAATTAGCAAATAGTCAAGGGATTCAAGATTTATAATTTCTATCGTTTTAGCTAAGGAGTTTTAACCGGAAAATCGGTGATAAAAATCTATAATATTTATAAAATATAACAATGTGTTATTTTTGTTATATTTGTATTGATGAGTGTTTACGACAAAAAATCAGTACCACAGCTGCTACAAATAGCACAGAAGCATTTCAATGCCTTTATAAGAGCAAGGGATATGAAAGACGGCTATTTCATTTGCATTTCATGTAATAAGTGGAAACATCCAGATAAAATGCAAGCAGGTCATTACTTCTCTGCCGGGCATCACTCATATTTAAGATTTAACGAAGATAACGTACACGGTCAATGTATGGCTTGCAATTGTCACTTGTCCGGCAACCTGATAAAGTATCGGGTTAACCTTCTAAAGAAGATAGGGCAGGATCAATTAAGCATTCTGGAAGATAATATGCATATGAGCCAAAAATGGGATAGGTATGAGCTGATTGAAATAATAGATAAGTACAAAGATCTTAACAAGAAAGGAGTCATGTAATGGGAGCACCTAAAGGTAATAGATTTTGGGAGTTCAGAAGTAAAC
This portion of the Pedobacter lusitanus genome encodes:
- a CDS encoding DNA cytosine methyltransferase; this translates as MYRPTANGYFSGAAGMELGLKEAGVDVLQSLDLDQDAIDCLKMNSGFISHKIIHRDIKDIKVMDQSQSDIIVGTYPCTKYSTIADIHGTRTGDDLFLHFFRHIAIRQPEMYIVENVPGMKKFEVVMEAMTKLPGYYVNVICPVSALNWLPQRRDRLIIIGTKKPFFISHPQPALRRLRIKDILEKDPVYEMTDSLIARLNGKYRDKPIIVDPDQPGAYAPTCVAHYAKDLGTRMVKDSNAKHGVRPFTIREYARLQGFPEGFVFPDKRSSYKLIGNAVPIPMGMWAGMQAMRYFN
- a CDS encoding recombination protein NinG is translated as MSVYDKKSVPQLLQIAQKHFNAFIRARDMKDGYFICISCNKWKHPDKMQAGHYFSAGHHSYLRFNEDNVHGQCMACNCHLSGNLIKYRVNLLKKIGQDQLSILEDNMHMSQKWDRYELIEIIDKYKDLNKKGVM